A window of the Algoriphagus halophilus genome harbors these coding sequences:
- the mraY gene encoding phospho-N-acetylmuramoyl-pentapeptide-transferase — protein MLYPIFEYLDQVLDIPGTGVFRYISFRAGMAALFSLIITITFGQNIINWIRRKQIGETVRDLGLEGQNQKKGTPTMGGLMIIAAILIPTLLFGDLNNIYIILLLITTIWLGGIGFLDDYIKVFKKNKEGLAGKFKIVGQIGIGIIVGTTLYFNEDVVIREFQNPVSIEEGVVETPAFRDVKVAKTTIPFVKNNELNYETLLGFLGEAMTPILYIFVVTFIITAVSNGANITDGIDGLAAGTSAIIGLTIAIFAYISGNAIFSQYLNIMYIPNSGELVIFASAFIGACIGFLWYNAYPAQVFMGDTGSLMLGGVIAVLALTLRKELLIPLMCGIFVVENASVVLQVSYFKYTKKKYGEGRRIFLMSPLHHHYQKKNIPEPKIVTRFWIVGILLAVITLATLKLR, from the coding sequence ATGTTGTATCCCATTTTTGAATATCTAGATCAAGTCTTGGACATTCCCGGAACAGGTGTGTTTCGATATATCTCATTTCGGGCGGGGATGGCAGCACTCTTTTCTTTGATCATTACCATCACTTTTGGGCAAAATATCATCAACTGGATCAGAAGGAAACAAATTGGAGAAACGGTTCGGGATTTAGGTCTGGAAGGACAAAATCAGAAAAAAGGTACTCCTACAATGGGAGGACTGATGATTATTGCAGCTATTCTGATTCCTACATTGTTGTTCGGTGACCTGAATAACATTTACATCATCCTTCTTTTGATCACGACCATTTGGTTGGGAGGAATTGGCTTTTTGGATGATTACATCAAAGTCTTTAAAAAGAACAAAGAGGGACTTGCTGGTAAGTTTAAAATAGTAGGGCAAATCGGTATTGGAATTATAGTAGGAACCACACTTTACTTCAATGAAGATGTGGTGATCCGGGAATTTCAAAATCCGGTTTCCATAGAAGAAGGAGTAGTTGAAACGCCGGCATTCAGGGATGTGAAGGTGGCAAAGACTACCATTCCTTTTGTCAAAAACAATGAACTGAATTATGAAACCCTGTTGGGCTTCCTTGGAGAAGCAATGACTCCTATATTATACATTTTTGTAGTGACTTTTATTATTACAGCAGTATCCAACGGGGCAAATATCACAGATGGAATTGATGGTTTGGCAGCAGGCACTTCAGCAATAATCGGTTTGACCATAGCCATTTTTGCCTACATCTCAGGAAATGCCATTTTCTCACAATACCTCAATATCATGTACATCCCTAACTCCGGTGAGTTGGTGATTTTTGCATCTGCATTCATTGGAGCCTGCATTGGATTCCTTTGGTATAATGCCTACCCAGCACAGGTATTTATGGGTGATACTGGTAGCCTCATGCTCGGAGGAGTAATTGCCGTTTTGGCCCTGACTTTAAGAAAAGAATTATTGATTCCATTGATGTGTGGAATTTTCGTGGTTGAAAATGCCAGTGTGGTTTTGCAGGTCAGCTACTTCAAATACACGAAAAAGAAATATGGGGAGGGAAGGAGAATATTCCTGATGTCACCTTTGCATCATCATTATCAAAAGAAAAATATTCCTGAGCCAAAGATTGTGACCAGGTTTTGGATTGTTGGAATCCTACTGGCAGTAATCACCTTGGCAACATTGAAATTGAGATAA
- a CDS encoding UDP-N-acetylmuramoyl-L-alanyl-D-glutamate--2,6-diaminopimelate ligase, giving the protein MKVLKDILYKVSLISTTGDMEMRIQNIVFDSRKVVERSVFVAIPGTQVDGHDFIEVAIEKGATVIICEKLPEQLKDGIAYIQVVSSAKAMGIMAANYFDNPSERMKVVAVTGTNGKTTTVTLLHQLFMEMGYSVGLLSTVENKINSEVIPATHTTPDSVSVQALLRQMLDAGCTHCFMEASSHAIVQERIAGLKMAGAVFTNISHDHLDYHKTFDEYIKAKKKLFDELPKDAFALVNADDKRGMVMLQNCKGTHQTFGLKTPADFKAKIISNTLEGLELEINNKLIWFRMIGAFNAYNLLGVMGTAVLLGEDEEEVLRELSGIKGAKGRFDRISIGGITAIVDYAHTPDALDNVLKTINGVRTGNEQLITVVGCGGNRDKTKRPIMAKIAVQESDKAILTSDNPRFEKPMDILKDMLEGVSPTELRKTLTIEDRKEAIKTACMLSNKGDIILVAGKGHEDYQEIEGVKHHFDDAEVVKELLTQFTQS; this is encoded by the coding sequence ATGAAAGTACTGAAGGACATATTGTACAAAGTTTCTCTGATCAGCACGACCGGTGATATGGAAATGCGGATTCAGAATATTGTCTTTGATAGCCGAAAAGTGGTAGAAAGGTCAGTTTTCGTAGCAATTCCAGGTACCCAGGTAGATGGGCATGACTTTATTGAAGTAGCCATTGAAAAAGGTGCCACCGTCATCATATGCGAAAAGCTTCCTGAGCAATTAAAAGACGGAATTGCCTACATCCAAGTCGTGAGCTCCGCCAAAGCAATGGGGATCATGGCTGCAAATTATTTTGATAATCCGTCCGAAAGAATGAAGGTGGTCGCAGTGACTGGCACTAATGGAAAAACCACTACGGTGACTTTACTCCATCAGCTTTTTATGGAAATGGGATATAGTGTAGGGTTGCTTTCTACAGTAGAAAACAAGATCAATTCGGAAGTTATTCCTGCTACCCATACTACACCAGATTCGGTAAGTGTTCAAGCATTGCTTCGACAAATGTTGGATGCAGGATGCACCCATTGTTTTATGGAAGCAAGTTCCCATGCGATTGTTCAAGAGAGAATTGCGGGGCTCAAAATGGCAGGTGCGGTATTTACCAATATCTCACACGACCATCTGGATTACCATAAAACCTTTGATGAATACATCAAAGCAAAGAAAAAGCTTTTTGACGAGCTTCCAAAAGATGCATTTGCCTTGGTCAACGCGGATGATAAAAGAGGGATGGTCATGCTTCAAAACTGCAAAGGCACTCACCAAACCTTTGGCTTAAAAACTCCTGCAGATTTTAAAGCCAAAATCATCTCCAATACGCTGGAAGGCCTGGAGCTTGAAATTAACAATAAATTGATCTGGTTCCGGATGATTGGGGCTTTCAATGCATACAATCTTCTAGGGGTCATGGGAACAGCAGTGTTGTTGGGAGAGGATGAGGAAGAAGTGTTGCGTGAATTGTCTGGTATCAAAGGAGCCAAAGGAAGGTTTGATAGAATTTCAATAGGTGGGATTACGGCCATTGTAGATTATGCACATACACCAGATGCTTTAGATAATGTGTTGAAAACCATCAATGGGGTTCGCACGGGCAACGAACAGTTAATCACGGTGGTAGGATGTGGAGGAAATCGCGATAAGACCAAACGGCCGATCATGGCCAAAATCGCGGTTCAGGAAAGTGATAAAGCCATTTTGACTTCAGATAACCCAAGGTTTGAAAAACCAATGGACATTTTAAAAGACATGTTGGAGGGCGTTAGTCCCACGGAACTAAGAAAGACTTTGACCATTGAGGATCGCAAAGAAGCAATTAAGACAGCGTGCATGCTTTCCAATAAGGGAGATATCATCCTAGTAGCTGGAAAAGGCCATGAAGATTATCAAGAAATAGAAGGAGTGAAGCATCACTTTGACGATGCGGAAGTAGTGAAAGAATTATTAACCCAATTTACCCAAAGCTGA